One Candidatus Micrarchaeia archaeon genomic window, GATTTTATAAATCTTTAATTTTTTTAAGATCTATTTTTTCATTAAATATCTTTTTACTCCAATCAATATGTTTATTCTTTTTTTTGCCTTTTAAAATATCTTGTATCTCTTTAATTACTTTTATTGGTGTTTTATTGGTGGTGTTTATTTCATATATGATTTCTATTGGATAATTTGATTCTGATTTTAATAAACAATAATCCAAAATTTCACAAGAAATATTATTTTCTAGTTTATCTTTTATATATTTTCTTTTAGATAATCTACTTCTCAATAAATTAGGATGGGTTCTTAAAACAAAAACAAAATCTGCAGGCAATTCTAATTCGCATAATAAATGGCTTTCAACAATAAATCCTTCTTCTGAGGAAATATGATTTCTTAAATAATCTTCTAAATCTTTTAAATTCACTATTTTAGAATTATCTTCTTTATCTATTTTATTAAAAAATTTATGTTTTTCTATTAATTCATTCACGTTAATTAATTGCATTTTTAATTTTTTAGCTAATTCTTTTGAAATTTCTGTTTTTCCGGTTCCGGGTGTTCCTGTAATTAATATATTCATAAAATAATTTTGATAAAAACACTTTAAAATCATACTATCAAAATAATACATATGAAAATAACAATAATTACATTTTTTTTAATTAGTTTATTATGCATTTCTAATTCAATGACAATAGAACAAATAATATTTACTTATTTAGAACAAGGAGATACTTTTAGATATGAAGGGGTAATTTATGAAGGAAATAATTATGAATTAGTTATTTCTGGTGGTGCAGAACTTTTTGTAATGGAAAAGGTAGATAATAGATATTATTTTATTAATGATAAAGAAACAATTAAAGAAGTTTTAATGGCATATTATGAAGAAAATAACAATTTGAGCATAGAAAATCAATTTGAGAGATTAGAAAAAGCAAAAGAACATACAAAAAACTTTTTTGAAAGCAGGGGAGAACAAGAGGAAAAATGTAAGCAATATACTGGGATAGATAGATTACCTTGTGATGATGAAGACTCATGTTTAGTTGCGTGCAGAACAGTATATATTTGTGATACATATTCCTTTGGTATTGGAAAAGATTTTGTTAATTTAATTCTGAGTTATAAAACAAACACAGAAAAATTAGATAAATATGAAGAAGAGTATAAAGAAATTTTTGATGAAGTAATTGAAGAAAAAAGTTTAGAATCCTTAGAAGAAATTGAAGAATATTTAACTGAAATAAGTAAAACCTCAAAAAATATAGAATTAAATGAATTAATTGAAACATATATGTTTTGTCCAGAAATATCTTATAAAAATTCTGAATTAACTTCTGCTAAATCAATAGTATCAGATATTAAAAAATCAATAACTCCTTTATATGAAATTGATAAAACAGTAGATACAATTTATTTAGAAACAAACAATAGAAAACCAGATTATGATTTGCCAATGGGTGAAATAAAAATTGAAATGTTTAATGGACATATTGTAAATACTTTATATTATAATAAGTGATAAAATGTTAAAAAATTCTGGAAAATTTGAAAAAAAAGAAAAATACTTATTTTCTATTTTTAGATTTTGCCCTTTATCTCCCAATATTATTACTATTTTATCAGTTATTTTTGCTTTAATTGCTTTTATTTATGCAGAAACATTAAATATATATTATATTTTAGGATTAATATGCTTAGCATTTGTATTTGACGCATTTGATGGAATTGTAGCAAGAGCTAAAAATCAAGTTTCCAAAAAAGGCGCTTTTTTAGATGGAATAGCAGATAGGATAGTTGAATTATTTGTTTTGCTCATTTTATTAAAATGGATAAATTTTTATGGAATAACTGGATATTTGATACCTATTGATTTACAAATAATTTCAATTTTATTCTTTGGAACTTGTATGACTTCATTTGTAAAAGCATATGCTGAACACAGACAAGTTTTAAGCCATGAAAAAGCAGTTAACTTAAAAGGTCTTTTAGAGCGCGCTGAAAGAGTTGGTTTAATATTTATAGCGCTTTTATCAGTAGTTTTTGCGCCTTTATACACATCTTCTCTTATATTCTTAATAGTTATTCTAACAATTTTCACATTCTTACAAAGAATGTATTATGTATTGAATTAAGCTGCCTTTTTTTCTCTTAATATATTTTTACCTTCTCTTGTGATTCTATAATAAACAAATTTCTTTCCAGGCTCTTGAACGCGCTCAACTAATCCTGCGCTTACTAATTTATCTAAATGCTCTGAAATTGTTGATTTGCTTTTATCATATTTTGTACTAAAATAAGTAGGAACTTTATCTGCTTCGCGCAATTCTAAAAGCATACTCATTCTTAAATCGTTAGATAATACATCAGGCACTCTTTGAAAAAAGATTTGATAGCCTGCAAAAACAAGAAAAATAGCAATAACAATCAATGAAATATATTTTATTATCTGAGTATATAGAATATTATCTTCAAAAAAAGCAGGTGGTTCTTCATCAGTTTCAAACGTATCATTTATTTGTCTGCTTGCTCCTACTACCATCTCCTCTTTAAAAAATTCATCTTCTATAGATAAACTCTCCTGAGCAATAGGTTCATCAACTTGTATAGATAAACTAAGAAAATCTATAGATAAAAATACAGCTAAAGCTAGTATAATAACTGCGAAGGTAAAATATAATTTTAAATTGCGCTTTTGCATATATTTTTTAGCAGTTTTTTAGTTTAAAAACCTGCTGTTTTGATAAGGAAATAATTAACAATATTAATTTTAGTCAAAATAATGACTAAATTTCAATATAATTAGTCAAAATAATGACTAAAAATAGAAATATTTTACTTAATAAAAAAATACTTCTGGGTTAAAATTAGATAATTTTGGTCAAAATAATGACTAAATTATAATATAATTAGTCAAAATAATGACTTAAAAAGCTGAGATTTATTAAATAAATAATTTAATAAAACATACTTACAAAATTTAATAATGCTTAAAGATATTGAACCAAGAGAATATCAGAAAAACATAGCTGACTCTGCGCTTAAAAAAGGAAATACATTAGTTATTTTACCAACTGGATTAGGAAAAACCTTAATTGCGCTTATTATGATTGACAAATTAAAAACAGAAGGAAATATCTTATTTATGGCGCCTACAAGGCCATTGGCAGAACAGCATTTTAAATCAATAAAAAAACACTTAGATATTGATGAAAATGAAATAGTATTAATAAATGGGAGCATAAAACCAAAAGAAAGAATAGAATTATGGAAAAAAACAATTTGTATTTCAACTCCGCAAACAGCTAAAAATGATATTGAAAATAAACGTTTGGATCTTTCAAAATATTCATTATGTATTATTGATGAAGCACATAGGTCAGTAGGCAACTATGCATATACTTTTGTAGCTGAAAACACAATAAAAAATAATGTTAAAATTATAGGTATGACTGCTTCACCAGGTGGAGATAAAAAAAGAATTGAAGAAATTATGAATGCATTATATATAAAAAATATAGAAGCAAGAACACATGATGATAAAGATGTTGAAAAATATGTTCAAAAAACAAATATGAAATGGATTTTTATTGAATTAAATATAGAAATGAAAGAAGCAGTAAAATATTTAAAAGAAATGTATAAGGAATATTTAGAAATATTACAAAAATTTGGTATTTTCATAAGAATTCCTTCAAAAGTTGAATTGATAAAGGCACAAAAAAGAATTTTAAAAATAGAAACTAACTCCAAATATGCTGCTATGTCTTATTATTCATCTATATTTAATTTGTCTCATTTAATAGAATTATTAGAAACACAAGGAATAACAACTTTTGAAAATTATTTAAATAAAATGAAATATGAAAAAACATCCAAAGGAGTTGAAAGAGTATTAAGAGATTATAGATTAAAAATAGCTGAAAATTTATTAAAAAATAAAGAACACCCAAAAGTTCAAGAATTAATAAATATTTTAGAAAGAAACAAAGGAAAAACTGCTATTGTTTTTGCTCAATATAGGGATCAAATTATTTATTTAACAAAAATATTAAATCAAAATAATATAACTGCTAAAGAATTTATGGGGCAAAAAAAAGGATTTACTCAAAAAGATCAGAAAAGAATTATTGAAGAATTCAAAAATAAAGAATTTGATGTTTTATGTTGCACAAGTGTTGGTGAAGAAGGATTAGACCTCCCTTCGGTAGATTTAGTTATTTTTTATGAACCAACTCCATCAGCAATTAGAAGCATTCAAAGACGCGGAAGAACTGGAAGACACAAAGAAGGGGAAGTAATAATATTAATAACAAAAAATACACAGGATGAAGCATTCTATTGGGCTTCAAAGAAAAAAGAAAATAAAATGAAAAAAATAATTAAAGAAATGAGTAAAAATAATGAAATAATTTCAAAAAATGAAACATTAAATGAAACTAAACCAATAATTGAAAATAAAAAACCAAAAAAGAAACAGGCATCTATTTTAGACTTTTAATATTCTTCTTGTTTGTTTTTTAAAGGAGAGAGATAATCTGTAGTATCTTCTTCTTTTTTAGGAATTGTTTTTTCCTCTATTTGTTTTTTATAATAAGTTATCAAAATTAATTCTATTACTGCAACAATTATTCCAGCAAAAGGTATACTCACTAACGCCACAAATAAAGGTAAAATAAATGCGAAAATAGGAATTAATTTATTTGATAAATCTTTCGAAAAATATGCTGCTAATATAGATAACACCAATAAAATTATCCAAATCAAATTACATAATATAAAACAAATAAGATTATTTTCTGGGCATACAACTATTCCTGTACACCCTCCTTTAAATCCAAAATTTATAAGTTTTTCCCCAGTAAGTGGTATTATACATTTTCCTAAATCTTGAATACAATACCCTTCAATACAATCATATGTAGAAACACAAGGCAATCCAATTATTTTATCTGCTATATCTGGATTTACACATTCTCCATTATAACAATACCCTTCTGTACAATCTCCACTATCATCGCATATTTGTGCAAATAATGAAAAAGAAAAAACTAATAAAAACAAAAAAATCAATTTATTCATACTTTAATTAGTTTACGAGTCTTTTTAAGCTTTTTTCTTAATTGTTTTAATATGCCTACTTTAATCTATTCAAAAATAAATACTGCGAGTAAAAACATATGTGAATATATTATTAATAAATATAATTTTGAAAAAACTAATGAAAATGAATGGGGTAAAAATATACAAAATATAGAAGTAAAAATTGTAAAAGTTGAAGAAAATGTAATTGATTTTTCATTTAAAGATGAATCAGATTATTTAATTGTTCCGTCCACACATAAAAGCACTTCAAATACAAAAACTCTGGGCGTTCATGTGCCTGGAAATTGGTCAACAGCAGATTTAGGTGGGAAAAAAGAAACATTAAATATGTGTTATTCTTCTAAAATGAAAACAATTTTATTAAATATAAATAAGTTAGCTGAAGAAAGAGGATTAATAAAAATAGAGAAAGAAAGAGGATGGGAAATAACATTAGAAGTTGACCATCACGGCCCTACTCCCCCAGAAATTAATGAAAAAACACCAATAATGTTTGTTGAAATAGGCTCAACTGAAGAAGAATGGAATGATAAAGAAGCAGTTGAACTAATTGGTGATGCAATAATAAACTCAATTCCAGACAACACAAAATATCCAACTGTTTTAGGATTTGGAGGAGGACATTATGCTTCTAAATTCAACAAATATGAACTAAATGATGGAGAATATAAAAAATTAAATTATGCTATATCTCATATTCTCCCTAAATATCGTTTTGATGATTTTGAAAAAAGTGCGGAAGAAATGTTTAAACAGGTGCTTAATAAAAATGTTGAAAAAATAGAAAAAGTATTAATAGATTGGAAAGGTTTGAAATCAGATCAAAGACAGCTTATAGTAGATTTATGTGAAAGAAATGATATAAAATGGGAAAAAGTATAACTTTATAAACTCTGAAAACAGCAAAATAATATATGGATAACGAATTTCAAAAGTGTTTTACTAAATATATAAAATTAGATCTAAAAACTATTTATAAAGATAAAACTTTAAGTAGATTATCTGCTGCACATTTTTTTGATATTTTTGTAATGAAATTTCTAGGGAAACCTGAGTATCATTGGTATCCAAATTCACGAGAAATTCATTATATATACAATATAGATTCAAAGGAAATAGAAGTATGTGTTTTAATAGATTTTAAAGAGAAACAAAGATCAAAAATTGAACTAACTCCAGAAGAAAGAGAAATAATAAAAAGTACTTGCGCAACTATTTTTATAAATTCAGAAAGAAAAACAATAGCTGGCGGAGTATATCTTAAATTATTTTTAACAAAACAACTACTTAAATGTAATGCTCTTTTAAGAAAAAGAGAAGAATTATTTGATGGAGATCTTTATATCCCTTTTGAAAATGATTTTTATTTTGGGGAAAAAGAGATTGATTTAAGAAAAATACCAAATAAAATACTTGATAAAACAAATATTGAATTTTATTTATCTGCTACTTTTTCAACATTAGATATATTTAAATTTGAAATTTTAGATAAAGAAATTTATATCTGTGAATTTGAAGATGAATTCGTTTGCGCTTCAAAAATAAAAAATGGAAACTATTGTTTATGGGTTCCATTTATACCAAATGAAAAAAACAAAGAAGAAAGTGAAAAAATAATAGAAAAAATAAAACATAGAATTAAAATGCAGGAGGATAATTTAAAAAAAGGATTGATAATTCCTATATTTAAAGTTAAAAAATCAGATCTTCCACTCCCACAAAGACCTATAGAAAATTACTCATATCTTAGTGCTTCTGTTGGAGATAAATCAACTGCACGTTTAGCTGGAAAATAACCAGATACTAATCCAATTAAAAATGATAAAACAATACTTCCTAAAAGTATAATTGGGTTATAAACTATTTCTATTCCTATTAAAAAAACTGCTAAAATACTCAATCCAATTCCTATTAAAACTCCTAAAATACCTCCTATTAAGCCTAAAAATCCACTTTCAATTAGAACAACCATTAAAATATCTTTTTTTAATGCACCCAATGCTTTAAGTGTTCCTAATTCTCGTGTCCTTTCAAAAACAGACATATACATCGTATTCATTATTCCTATTCCTCCAACAAGCAGAGAAATAGCAGCTATTAAACTTAAAGCAAGCACAAATGTTCCTAAAACCATGTCTGATGCTTCAACCACAAAATCATAATTAATTATTGTAAAATCTTCTTCTCCTTCTTTAACTCTATGTAAATTCCTTAAAACAAATTTAATATCTTCAGATACTTTTGATAAATTCATTTCAGTTTTAGCTTTTACAAATACATAAGAAATTTCATCTTTTTCCAAAGTGTTTTCTGAAAACTTTCTTGCATCTTTAAATGACACTAAAATTCCTGCATCATCTTCAGAACCAAATGTTCCACCAATCTCTTCTAATATTCCAATTACTTTAAACTTTTCATCATTAATATACAATGTCGAACCAATATCTAATTTTTTACTAAACATACTATTAGCAAATGAGTTTCCAATTACTGCAACTCCTGATTCAGAAGAAGATATTCCGCGCCCCTTTGCTAAATTATATGTTGGAAAATCTTCAAAAAATAAAGTATTTGGAACACCCATTACATAATATATAACAGATTCATCAGAATGTTTTATTTCAACTCCTGGGGCTAAAATCAAGGGAGTTACTCTTTCAACACCAGAAACAGATTCAATTGCTAAAACATCTTTATCATATAATTTTCCAGTGGAAACAGAACCAGAAGGCCCAAAAGACATTGCAGACCGTATATCCCCTGGCATTACCATAATACTCTCTTTTCCAAAACTTTCTAATTCATTAGATATAGTTTGTTTAAAAGAATCTCCAATAGTAACTAAAGCAACAAAAGAACCAATACCAATTACAATTGCTAAAACTGTAAGCCAAGTACGGACTTTTCTTCTTTTAATATTCCTAAATGAATATTCTGCTAAATCCTTTTGCATTTTATTTCCTCCCTAATGCATCTAATACATCAAGATCTGCTGCTTGTTTTGAGGGTATATAACCTGAAATTAAACCTAAAATAAAGGAAAGACATAATCCCCCTAAAATTAATTCCCATGTTAATAATAATGAAATACTTCCTTCTAAAAATATATTGGCTATACTAACTACAAATACTGAAAATATAACTGCAATTATCCCTCCCCCAAGTCCAATTAATCCGCTTTCTATTAAAAACAAATGTAAAATATCATTTTTCTTTACTCCTAATGATTTTAATACTCCTATCTCATAAGTTCTTTCAGTAATAGCCATATACATTGAATTCATTATTCCTATACCCCCAACTACTATTGAAATAGCTGCTACTGTTCCTAAAAATAAAGTAATATACCCTAGAATAGATTGAATACTTTCCTTTGCTGTTTCTGCTGTTTGAATAGTAAAATCTTCTTCTCCTTCTTTAACTCTATGTGCATTTCTTAAAACAAATTCCACATTTTCCTGAACTTTCCTAATTTCAAAACCGTCTTGTATTACAAAATAGATTACTGAAACTTCATCTTTATTTAAAGTAGATAAAATTCGTGCATCATTAAAGGAAATGAATAAATTTTTATCTGAACCTGCTTGACCACCAGATTCTTTTAAAATTCCTATAACTGTATAAGATTGATCATTTAAAGTTAAAACTGAACCTAAATCAATATTTTTATCGAAAACATTTTTTGCAATATCATAACCAAGCACAATACTTTTTGAATCAGAAGATTGAAGCATTCTTCCTTCTAGTATCTCAACATTTGGATAATAAGTTGTTAAAACATATGGATCAATACCATAAACAGATATTCTATATTCTTCTTGACGATATTTTACTTTTGCTGGAACACTTAAAACCCCAGTTGCTGATTTTACTCCAGAAACTGCCTTTATTTTTTGAATATCTGATTCATATAATTTTGAAGTTACTCTTGTTCCTGCTGGCCCTATTGAAGAACCAACAGAATTCTGTGATATTGGTAAAACTACCGCATTATTTGCCCCAAATTTATTTAATTCAGTTTCGATTGTTTTATCTAAACCTAAAGAAACAGAAAGAAGAATTATAATGGCAGCCACACCAACTACTACTCCTAAAATAGTTAGTAAAGTCCTTATATGGCTGTGCATTAAACTTCTAAACGCATAATTAAATTTATCTAGAAGCATTTTTCTTCCTCTTTTTCCAATACCAGTATCCAACACCTAATAATACTAAAATTACTATTGGTATTATTAATCCATTAGATTCTTGCTCTTGAAACTTTTGAGAAGCTTGTTTAGAATATATTTTAATTGAAACATTTTCTTCTAGTACTTGATTATTATTGAAAGAGTCTTTGAAAAAAACTTTTATTGGTACTTCTTCTATTTTTTCAGTTTCGTTTATTTTTGATACATATATATTATATTGAACACTGCTGAAATCATCTGAATCCAAAGATCCAATAAATTGTTTATTTTGTACATTTAATAAATGAATATCTTCTGTATTATCTAATTCAAACCATACTGACTTAATTTCAGAATCCCCGATATTTGAAACTTTCAAGGATAAAACATATTTTCCTTCTTCAATCATAGGAGAAGGAGAAGATTCTACAAAAATTGTGATATCAATATTTGGTTGTATATTTAAATTCTTTTTAATTGAATCTGTTTTCTTCTCACCTGCTTGAGAAATATAAGTTAAATCAAAGCTAGTTAAATAATATCCTGGAGATACGTCTTTAATACCTAATTTAATATTTTTTGTTTTTTCTTCTCCTGGTTCTAATCTATCAAAATTAACTCTCTCTCCACTTAAAGGAACAAAAACTGAAGTTTCTTCTAATGTTAATTCAATATCTTCTAATGTATTTTGACCATTATTCACAATTGTTAATTGAACTTCTTTTGTCTCCCCACTTTTAAAATCAGCTGGGACTAAATTTAATCCTAATTCATGCTTTTGCTCTTCAAACTCAAATGAAGGAGTTAAAGATTCTGTGTATTCATTGCCTAAGATATCAAAATAATTTATAGATAAATTAGTTGGTAAAATTCCTGCATCCATACTAGATGAGATATAACCAGAAATTTGAAAAGTTATTTGATTTTCATTTATGTCACCAACATAAACTGGAGAATTATCAATTATAAAATTTTCATCTGAAGAATAAATTTTGACATCAGTTGCTGAACCTCCTTCTTTTAATATTGTTAAATTAGTATTAAACCTTTCACCAATAATAAATTTTTTATCTGTACTTATTATTGATAATGAAGGAGGCCTATTAACATAAATCGGAATATCAATAGCTCTTGATATTGATTCATCTGAACTGCCTAACACTTCTTTTGTTCCTCTTATTAATACTCTTAACGAATAAACTCCGGAGGGTGTTGTTTCTTTAACTGTAAAAGGAACTGAAATAAAAGATGTTCCTCCAGATTCCATATCTCCAATATATATTGAAGATAACGCTTCAATTCCTGAAGAAGGCTGCACTGAAGCTGATACTCGTTTTAATTGATCAGTTCCCCCATTTGATAAAGTTAAAGTAACAGTTCCTTTAACTCCTGGTCTTGCGGTTTCAGGCAAAACTTCATAATTTGATATTTGAAGATCTGCAAATACTGAACTGACCATTAATATTAAAATTAAAATTCCAAATATTTTTTTCATACTTTCACCTCTTTATCTATCCTTCCATCTTTAATATAAATAATTCTATTAGTTAATTTTGGTATTTTAGGATCATGAGTTACTATAATAATTGTTTTTCCTTCTTTATTTAATTTAAAAAAAATATCTAAAATAGATTTCCCTGCTTCTGAATCTAAATTTCCTGTTGGTTCATCTGCCAATATAATTTCTGGGTCATTTGCTAATGCTCTTGCAATTGCTACTCTTTGTCTTTCCCCTCCACTTAATTGAGAAGGTTTGTTATTTAATCTGTGACTTAATCCTACTTTTTTTAATAATTCATTAGCAATTTTATTTCTTTCTTGTATTGAATATCCATAAAACATTAAAGGTACTGCTACATTTTCTAAAGAAGTAAAAGTTGGAATTAAATTAAACGTTTGAAAAACAAACCCTATTTTTTTACCCCTTATATAAGCTCTTTCATCTTCATTTAATTTTGAGATATCATTTTTTTCTAAAAAAATATGCCCTTCTGTTGGTTCTGTTAATAAACCAATAACATTTAATAAAGTAGATTTTCCACTTCCTGAAGGCCCAACAATACTAATTAATTCCCCTTCTTTTATTTCTAATGATACTCCTCTCAAAGCATCGACTGGAATTTCACCAAGCAAAAATCTTTTTTTAACATTTTCAATTTTTAATAAATTT contains:
- a CDS encoding adenylate kinase family protein; this encodes MNILITGTPGTGKTEISKELAKKLKMQLINVNELIEKHKFFNKIDKEDNSKIVNLKDLEDYLRNHISSEEGFIVESHLLCELELPADFVFVLRTHPNLLRSRLSKRKYIKDKLENNISCEILDYCLLKSESNYPIEIIYEINTTNKTPIKVIKEIQDILKGKKKNKHIDWSKKIFNEKIDLKKIKDL
- a CDS encoding CDP-alcohol phosphatidyltransferase family protein translates to MLKNSGKFEKKEKYLFSIFRFCPLSPNIITILSVIFALIAFIYAETLNIYYILGLICLAFVFDAFDGIVARAKNQVSKKGAFLDGIADRIVELFVLLILLKWINFYGITGYLIPIDLQIISILFFGTCMTSFVKAYAEHRQVLSHEKAVNLKGLLERAERVGLIFIALLSVVFAPLYTSSLIFLIVILTIFTFLQRMYYVLN
- a CDS encoding winged helix-turn-helix domain-containing protein, whose protein sequence is MQKRNLKLYFTFAVIILALAVFLSIDFLSLSIQVDEPIAQESLSIEDEFFKEEMVVGASRQINDTFETDEEPPAFFEDNILYTQIIKYISLIVIAIFLVFAGYQIFFQRVPDVLSNDLRMSMLLELREADKVPTYFSTKYDKSKSTISEHLDKLVSAGLVERVQEPGKKFVYYRITREGKNILREKKAA
- a CDS encoding helicase-related protein: MLKDIEPREYQKNIADSALKKGNTLVILPTGLGKTLIALIMIDKLKTEGNILFMAPTRPLAEQHFKSIKKHLDIDENEIVLINGSIKPKERIELWKKTICISTPQTAKNDIENKRLDLSKYSLCIIDEAHRSVGNYAYTFVAENTIKNNVKIIGMTASPGGDKKRIEEIMNALYIKNIEARTHDDKDVEKYVQKTNMKWIFIELNIEMKEAVKYLKEMYKEYLEILQKFGIFIRIPSKVELIKAQKRILKIETNSKYAAMSYYSSIFNLSHLIELLETQGITTFENYLNKMKYEKTSKGVERVLRDYRLKIAENLLKNKEHPKVQELINILERNKGKTAIVFAQYRDQIIYLTKILNQNNITAKEFMGQKKGFTQKDQKRIIEEFKNKEFDVLCCTSVGEEGLDLPSVDLVIFYEPTPSAIRSIQRRGRTGRHKEGEVIILITKNTQDEAFYWASKKKENKMKKIIKEMSKNNEIISKNETLNETKPIIENKKPKKKQASILDF
- a CDS encoding D-aminoacyl-tRNA deacylase, translated to MPTLIYSKINTASKNICEYIINKYNFEKTNENEWGKNIQNIEVKIVKVEENVIDFSFKDESDYLIVPSTHKSTSNTKTLGVHVPGNWSTADLGGKKETLNMCYSSKMKTILLNINKLAEERGLIKIEKERGWEITLEVDHHGPTPPEINEKTPIMFVEIGSTEEEWNDKEAVELIGDAIINSIPDNTKYPTVLGFGGGHYASKFNKYELNDGEYKKLNYAISHILPKYRFDDFEKSAEEMFKQVLNKNVEKIEKVLIDWKGLKSDQRQLIVDLCERNDIKWEKV
- a CDS encoding ABC transporter permease; the protein is MQKDLAEYSFRNIKRRKVRTWLTVLAIVIGIGSFVALVTIGDSFKQTISNELESFGKESIMVMPGDIRSAMSFGPSGSVSTGKLYDKDVLAIESVSGVERVTPLILAPGVEIKHSDESVIYYVMGVPNTLFFEDFPTYNLAKGRGISSSESGVAVIGNSFANSMFSKKLDIGSTLYINDEKFKVIGILEEIGGTFGSEDDAGILVSFKDARKFSENTLEKDEISYVFVKAKTEMNLSKVSEDIKFVLRNLHRVKEGEEDFTIINYDFVVEASDMVLGTFVLALSLIAAISLLVGGIGIMNTMYMSVFERTRELGTLKALGALKKDILMVVLIESGFLGLIGGILGVLIGIGLSILAVFLIGIEIVYNPIILLGSIVLSFLIGLVSGYFPAKRAVDLSPTEALRYE
- a CDS encoding ABC transporter permease encodes the protein MLLDKFNYAFRSLMHSHIRTLLTILGVVVGVAAIIILLSVSLGLDKTIETELNKFGANNAVVLPISQNSVGSSIGPAGTRVTSKLYESDIQKIKAVSGVKSATGVLSVPAKVKYRQEEYRISVYGIDPYVLTTYYPNVEILEGRMLQSSDSKSIVLGYDIAKNVFDKNIDLGSVLTLNDQSYTVIGILKESGGQAGSDKNLFISFNDARILSTLNKDEVSVIYFVIQDGFEIRKVQENVEFVLRNAHRVKEGEEDFTIQTAETAKESIQSILGYITLFLGTVAAISIVVGGIGIMNSMYMAITERTYEIGVLKSLGVKKNDILHLFLIESGLIGLGGGIIAVIFSVFVVSIANIFLEGSISLLLTWELILGGLCLSFILGLISGYIPSKQAADLDVLDALGRK
- a CDS encoding ABC transporter ATP-binding protein is translated as MKENLLKIENVKKRFLLGEIPVDALRGVSLEIKEGELISIVGPSGSGKSTLLNVIGLLTEPTEGHIFLEKNDISKLNEDERAYIRGKKIGFVFQTFNLIPTFTSLENVAVPLMFYGYSIQERNKIANELLKKVGLSHRLNNKPSQLSGGERQRVAIARALANDPEIILADEPTGNLDSEAGKSILDIFFKLNKEGKTIIIVTHDPKIPKLTNRIIYIKDGRIDKEVKV